The Diospyros lotus cultivar Yz01 chromosome 11, ASM1463336v1, whole genome shotgun sequence region AAAGGCTGGTATACAAAGAATGAAGAGCAACGGAGAGCACAAAAGAGACAAAGACACAATGGGTTctaataacattaatttttttactatagttttatttatttatttattacacgAGAGTCACACAAACCCTATAATATAACATGGACACATACTTGGACACACTGTGGatacaatataataataatctaaCAGTCAAAGGCTTTAATTAGTCCCATCAAGCACATGAAATACCTACAGAAGTGGCCGCAAATCTGTGGGACTCAGAGCGCCGCGTCAACGACTTCAAATCCGGCGAGAGGCCGCCGGTTTCGGGACCCTCCGGAATGGTCGAAAGGGCACTGGACTTGTCGTACAGAACGTAGAATCCATCCTTGCTTCCTTCTTGCACCTTAAAGAACGGGCCGCAGGTGGCCTGTTTTGACCCGAAGATGGACCGGAGAAGCTTATGGAACGGCCGGGAAAATCTCGAAGGCTTCTTGGAAACTGGGCGGTTCGGCGGCGGGTGCGGCGGTAGTGcgagcggcggcggcggcggcgggcGAGATCTGTGGTCGGATAAGTGAGGCATCGATAGGGTCCTCGAAACTATGGCGGAGTCGAGTTGGCGCTCGAAGGATCTGAGCTCGAAGGAGTCGTAGAGAGAGCTTCCGCAATCCCAGACAAGGGGCCTGGGTGGTAGTTGTTGAACTTTATccattgtttgtttgtttctcgGGAAAATTCGGATGGAAAGTTGGTTTGGAAGAGAGGGACATGCAACGGAAAGAAGAGGAGGAGTTCACGTCCTCCTTATATGAACCTCTGGATAATCACGAGCTTGGCCCTTTCTTAATTATTGGTCAGGGCTGTCACATTTAATGGGAAATGGTTGGCCCTAAGGCTTTTTACGTTATGATATTCTAATTCACACGCCTGGAGACTCCCTTTCTAGCTAataaattttccttttccttttccttttcttcctcgaACCAACCACTCTACAACGCGACTGAGCTAACTCACAGTTATTATCTTTACGACACATGTTAACTAATTAAATCCAACCATACAAAAACATATACAGATAATGTGATTTGATTTGCTTGTTAAGTGAAAGCGGGTGCAGAAGATTATTATGATCATTCAGACATAATCAAAGTCGAAGTGGGGGCGTGAacggtatatatatatatgtgtgacgTACGTGTAGTCAAGGGCATTGAATGTATAATCTGACATAAATTAAACTATGGATTGGATTGGTTGGCCATGTGGGGTGGGCGTGGTTAATAAGGATAGGGCTTCTTCGTCTTTTTTCGTGAACAACTgtataagagaaatgaaaataaaatacataaattaagtCAAACAACCTATGTTTAGTTTATTTAGGGTATACCCTGAGTAAGAAACTTGTAAAGGAAGACAAGTCTCGTTGTTATGCTAATTAAGGCCATGTCTTGCATCGTTATATGTTGATGAGGATTCatcatcattatattatttaagtgCGGATCAAATAAACTCATGAATACGAAGCTCTTTTTACCAGTCAAGTATGGGtaataaattaacaaacttaATCTGAAGCTTTTGACCACTCTTTCGTAGCCTTACAATAAACCTTATTGTGGTAATGATTGTAAGGgttgaagagaaaagaaagaagtacAGAGAAGAACAGTACTCAAATTAAGAAGTAATGAACAGAAGATCAAAAGTGAATTTCCATTAAGAGTGAATGAATATGCTTGATAGATGCATATGGCCTTTCATACAGTCCTAAGCTGAAGTAATTGAACTATCCTACTAACAAACTTGTAACTAAGTAATGGACTGAATACAAGATATATACGTTGATCATTAACTAAGATAACAATAGCAGCTTGTGACTAATTCATGTTTATTCACATGGTCCTGCAAGCGAGACATGGAAGACAAAACCAGGTTGAGTTTGCAAACGCAAGAATTGAAGATGACTAAGTGGAAGACCACTTGTGAAAATGTCTACAGCCTGATGAGTAGTTGGGACATATGAAGTTTAACCTATTGAGTAGTTAGCCACtttctcataaataaaatgaagatcaaCTTCTAAATATGCTTTGTGCGAGCATGGTTAGTAGAGAGATTATCACACCAAAGATTAATTAGGACGGGTAGAAAAACTCAAGCCGAGTTCAGTAAATAAGGACTACAACCATAGAATTTTTGTAAATCTTGAAGCCAGAGCTTGATACTTTGCTTTTGTCCTAGAGAGTGAGATGACTAATTGCTTTATAGAACTCCATGTAATGAGATTCTCActaagaaaaacacaaaaaacatCCTATAGAGCGACGGGGATGTTGAGAACTAAAACAAGAGCCTTGGGATTTTTCGATGCTTTTCAATCACAGACTTTTGATGAACAAAAATTGGAAGCAAAGTAAACATACacacaaaacagaaacaaaaacgAAAAGAGGCAAGGGATTTACTGTGGTTCACCTCAAAATGAGGCTATGTCCACGttgagatcgagagagaagagctcactgcactatgagatGAATCCGAGATTACACCCACATAAAACCCTCACAAACTCTTTGTACAAAAAATGGTTCGAGAATACAAAAATACCCAATAATCACTCAATACAGATTAAAAGGCAGAACCCTATCGAACCATATAAATTAAGCAAAGctatacaacatttacagagaATGGAAAAACAGAGAAGCAAACCCTGCCCCGAAGACGAAGGCTCTCGCCTCTACcgaatcttttctttttcctttgctttTGTCACTTTTGTCTCAATCGATTTTCGTCTGATCAGTTCACATCCCGAGGTGCGAGATTAAAAGCGATGATGAATGGCTGGGATCGAGACTCATAAAGCACAAATGGATGGCTGGGATcaaatcgtgcaagcacgattgattattccaacagaaatgGCAGGCGAGCAGGGAATAAGATCGGGTAAGAGAGGGCAATCGGGCGCCAACCGAAGGTActtgatggttgccacgtgctgcCATCCATCAGCTATCAAATGGCAGCATGTGGTTGCTGCATGTGGCCATCCAATCAGCTTAAATGCAACGACGccatttggagcttcaaaaCCAACAGGGGATCAATTGGGCAACCGGCATAATCTGCATCAAGAAAGACTTAGAGTTTCAGTTGAGAAGCAGGTCGAAAGCAAATACCATACCTTATGGTGCCTTTGAGATATTGAAGTGCCCTTTTGCAAGCATTCCAATGAATGTTAATTAGTTGGAGCAACAAGAAACTAAGTTCTTTAACAATATATGCAATATTAGGTCAAGTGTGGGAAAGATATTATAAGATAGAAACCCTACAGTACTTCGATGAAGAGATGGATAAGAACAAGCCAAACTAGTTGTAGAAGTAAAAGTGGTGTCTTTACTATTGAGATAACTCCTCAAATTCTAGTTTgattaaaattgttaatttgttaTCTTATCTGGTTAGATTAATCTGATGGAGGAAGATCTCTCAAATAATCCTTTATCAAATGATGATTTTAATTAGGCAATTAAGATAGGTTTGAGAAACTTAATCCCACTATGATGGTGATTTGGTACTTATAAATAACCAGTCTTGGTTCAGTTTTGGATGGACTACTCTTAATAATCTGTAGAGGGAAATATTCATATTATTGTGGTTGTACTTGTGTGTATTTATTTCAAGTACTTTGCACCTTGATAACTAGAGTTTCAGTGTGTGGTGTTACCAGTTATATGAAGTCGAGAGGTTAGTTTGCTTTGTTTAGTGGATTATCCCCTGGTGGAGGGATCATGGTCATAGGTTGTTGagttgaatcaaattaattttttgtgtttcattattttctcgTTTGggttctttttattgtttttggtTGGAGTGATTCGATcctaacaagtggtatcagagttttGGTTGGGTTGGTTGTGAGGTTACAATGTTTAGAAATCATTATTTGgtgtttgagaaaatttatggcaaaaaattaaaaaaaattgaggatcttattttgtttgttgcaaaaaattgaattgttgtgGTCCCTTGTGAGATTTGGGAAAGGTCGACAATTAAAGTTGACACCAATGGGTTTGCTTGTGTTTTCAGGATAATAGTTGTTGTCGATCAAAGAAAGAATTGTTAGTTGTTACTGATTGCTAAAGAATGCCCAACGGAGAAAGAGTTATCGTTTGTGTTGCCATAATTGGGCACTTGTCACCAAGTTCGGACCTATAGTGCAATTCAAGAGTCCATTGTCTCAGGGCCCagaaattatgttaatttaagGGGGCCcataaaattgagagaaaatgacTATTTTGTCCCTGTGTCTaaatgacgattttgcccctataTAAATCACTCACCCCAATCCAAAATCTACAGAATGAACTCTCTATCTTCTCTGTGTTTAaatgaatatttgtttattttttgccCTTGTGTCTATATGAATATTTGTAAATCACTATTTTGCCCATGTCTAaatgaatatttgtttattttttatattttattataaaaaataaaatttaaatgtgattcaggggcccatttttacatttcgaTTCAGGACTCCAAAATCTTAGGCATGGCACTACCTGTCACCTTGAAGCAGAAAAGGGCTATGCTACTTTCATTGTTAGGATAATGCCTTTGTAATCACCATTGTGAGAGAAGGTTGTAGTTGAAGGGAGGATGCAAGTAGTCATCACTGaagatatcatcaaattaaGAGCTTGATGAATGGATGCACTGGCTGGAGGTTGATAGTGTTAGATTTGTCTAATAGAATGACACCACACACTCAAAGGGAGTCGGAGAGGAGGGGGAGGGGAATTGGttgtttgaaaaattttcaaattttgtaaagGTTTTCAAGAAAGATATGAAAGCAATGAACTACAAATAAGAAGACAGAAATCAAAGTATATATACTAgtaacacaaaaatatatagtgGTCCGACTCAAATTCACCTATATCCACTACTCTAAGCATCTCAACTAtagattttgaatttaattaactGCATTTACTAACTAGCAAATCTTGCTAGTTGTTTTAGCCCAACTACTAGCTTCTACAAGTGGTAAGAACACTCTTGAAATATACTCACAAAAAAATTGCTTAAATAGAggctaaaaaataataaaatgaaggTTCAAGCCTTTGACAAATAAGTTGAGAGTAAAAAGATAGAGTGTAGTGAGATTTAAGAGCTTTGAGAATATGAAGGTTTGGGAAATACAACCGGTAGAAATTAAGTACAATTAATTGTTTAAGTTTATGCAATAAAACCAATCGATTGATTTGAATAATCAGtcaattgattttcaaatttttaaaaagaacaGTTTATAAAAACTGGTCGATTGTTCTTGAGACTTTTGCTTAAAAATGATGTAATGGTTGTCGATAGCAAGTGACCGAGAGCATGCAAAACGAACGTCGACAATCTAAATAATTAGTCaacaatttttatgattttgtcGATAGTTTACAATGATTGGTCGACTACCTCTACTTTGAAGATTATATTAAGGAGAAAATGTAAGAACTAGTCGATAGTCTTAAACATATGGTCAATTTAACAGATATCTTTAAAGTTTATagctttgatatatatatatatgtatatatataattagagatgtatatttattaaagtatTTTGTAGAACATATTGATCATCAAAACCTTATGCAATAGATAGTATGTTTGGGAATATGTACCTTGACTTGTTTTAGGTTACATTATTCTTTGCCTGTGATTTGTGCTTTAGATTAAATTATAGGTATGTATGGGAATTTGAGTTTAGCGAagaatttttggaataattcCTCAAATTTTAGTTTGATTCTCCATTGAATATCAAGAATGATCCAACAATTATTAAACCAAAGCTAACTATTTATAAACACCGAATCACTATCATTGCGGGATTAGGTTTCCAAACCTATCCTAATCCTCTAATTAAGATCATCATTTGATAAAGATTATTTGAGAGATCTTTCCTCCATTAGACTAATCTtatcatataattattaatctcTTTTATTCTCGATTAAGGAAATAAACACAAAGGCTTACTATTTCAGCTCTATTTCATACTTTATTACTAAATATATTTATCGACTGTTATCTCAATTAGTCAAATATCATTTAGATTCCTTGATTGAAGAATTTTCAGAGCAATATTCGAGTATAACAAACACATAC contains the following coding sequences:
- the LOC127813761 gene encoding uncharacterized protein LOC127813761, translating into MDKVQQLPPRPLVWDCGSSLYDSFELRSFERQLDSAIVSRTLSMPHLSDHRSRPPPPPPLALPPHPPPNRPVSKKPSRFSRPFHKLLRSIFGSKQATCGPFFKVQEGSKDGFYVLYDKSSALSTIPEGPETGGLSPDLKSLTRRSESHRFAATSVGISCA